From Asterias rubens chromosome 6, eAstRub1.3, whole genome shotgun sequence, one genomic window encodes:
- the LOC117291452 gene encoding uncharacterized protein LOC117291452 codes for MAESESNDSTVKPSSVTMVTSLDPPPSEVMEAVNQSNQIIPALFALPSESGDSKKLKLCKRVGWLRDGVFSTGFTEINIKEAKQKGIFSQPRHVTLVQGEDSLLQSQVIQGQKAPSAKQLRSLVLSPGTSTVGLITARGNVIPKRITVFKNNADKLPGKMVALGKAPSSGTSAKKAETSADTATGHQNPTEDKEVAKSISIVNSSAPNVQDSGLGWQQLSEQSLCLKESVQDQKVCMKSTQKAAAPTGEPQSCPAKTIHQNQKCSPRITRAKSKERVPSEVNNFGSPRTDTSHFQSRSNPKLDLLKMDIDFSRHSVLRMEGLIQLPSDSSPSESNCLEQKKRIQQSRQNFSAKVQEALELRSQRSKQSTTKHLENQITSQSENKTIKNLQFIPKCSHKTLVHAEPDKKTGAVRLSEYNVVREVVRSPIKHLENQTTAQTMNRTVKNVQHIQECSTETLVHDEPDQNTDAVGQSEQKGIKEVVQSPTKHLENQTIAETKNRTVKNVQHIQQWLKETFVHDKPDQITDTVGQSEHKGIKEVVRSPKKQAQFQKRKFDEACSLLNYRAVPKLECTMSGQPSCDEPVVKYAKGVSSEMSGTLTTFLGPRTDHSKRYGPDPCMKIERDTCNQLSLGGNQERNDCKEASSQNNKSLSTNLLLSPMETLHRQTSTASHGSPVSNTSDLDLEGDGNDCEETLSISETNNESLSLLSNSSVDKTTTVQASEGVPLLQIGSVYSLSAEEAKRLFPKTSNKTPELVKTNQSPEDTYTNIPISSTGGPSVKPAATKVMSEPLDFSIVSQPSQSQTSAVSIQSKAYETVSANRCSLQATRSSSSAIFNSTNTSINVHHTTPWPSVVCINGQLLKLVQDKAPKNPMEVVVIAPPNATHNVIKNFIPQTLRVSHEQASSHQPCKTPATSGTVPFTVTVTVAVRDPKITSVPVQSTPLFHHESFGKCNTTFIPTSVHLPTTASDLSCSTSVCTSVSSTASVGLICSTDTNSIKKPTRQEMSTRNPSESEGQRRVLVTTSEGKRQLISFPSTAMGLHILSQVEHPDAKEHQERSGNVEIYKNLQSVLANRHKGVYIENATTSIPTTQSLGKSLKELHLTHSEDYADKCSSSNVTNTSSDSDSTPESRPTLPQTNNNHNKSKQFISLKFYKKDAGLSLDVLNEEMRPSASLNTSQKGTTPVSHPSVRKRGRPPSAFSHQTFRRSTTPPAQPKVSKRLRTPATPLTTNYNDTTPSSQPKVSKRGRPLAPPVNRNQNYTTRSSQPNVSKNRRTPATLLNPNQKGSTPLPQSNVRKRGRPPTINLNTNRKGTTPSPQLNDHQKRRTQAVQSNTSQKGVLPSPQSTVSRRRNSPEIPSKVIKMSVVDLNIKQAKRSYSRRNRNSTSPAAQSSLKKTDNSKLKSHGKQTSSPSMAPRSVFNKDTTISSLSDVHRGGSSTSYVNRENRLIQLKRLMKQKEQDIEDMKKLRQLEVRQKLSDPDLCDL; via the exons ATGGCAGAATCAGAAAGCAATGACTCAACGGTTAAACCTTCATCAGTCACCATGGTAACATCCCTGGATCCACCACCCAGTGAAGTGATGGAAGCTGTCAACCAATCTAACCAAATCATCCCGGCACTATTTGCTTTGCCTTCTGAAAG tgGAGATTCCAAAAAGCTGAAGCTGTGCAAGCGAGTCGGTTGGTTGCGAGACGGCGTGTTTTCTACCGGGTTCACGGAAATCAACATCAAAGAAGCCAAACAAAAGGGAATCTTCAGCCAGCCACGTCATGTTACTCTCGTCCAGGGAGAGGATAGCCTCCTCCAATCTCAGGTCATCCaaggtcaaaaagcgccctctgcCAAACAGCTCAGATCCCTTGTACTCAGTCCAGGGACATCGACTGTGGGATTAATCACTGCACGGGGGAACGTCATACCCAAAAGGATAACTGTTTTCAAGAATAATGCTGATAAATTACCAGGAAAGATGGTTGCACTCGGAAAAGCACCCTCTTCTGGGACATCGGCTAAAAAAGCTGAGACATCAGCTGATACAGCAACAGGCCATCAAAATCCAACCGAGGACAAAGAGGTTGCCAAGAGCATTTCTATAGTTAATAGCAGTGCTCCAAATGTACAAGATTCAGGTCTTGGTTGGCAGCAGTTGTCAGAGCAAAGTTTATGCCTAAAAGAATCTGTTCAGGATCAGAAAGTCTGCATGAAATCTACGCAGAAGGCTGCTGCCCCTACTGGTGAACCTCAATCTTGTCCTGCTAAAACAATACATCAGAACCAGAAATGCTCTCCCCGCATCACTCGTGCGAAGTCAAAAGAAAGAGTTCCTTCTGAAGTCAACAATTTTGGCTCACCACGCACAGACACTTCTCACTTTCAATCAAGGAGCAATCCCAAGTTGGACCTCTTGAAAATGGACATTGATTTCTCTCGTCACAGCGTTCTCCGAATGGAAGGTCTGATTCAATTACCTAGTGATTCTAGTCCCAGTGAGTCCAACTGTTTGGAACAGAAGAAGAGGATTCAACAGTCAAGGCAAAACTTTAGCGCCAAAGTCCAAGAGGCGCTAGAACTTCGCTCTCAGCGTTCAAAGCAGAGCACAACCAAACATCTGGAGAACCAAATTACTTCTCAGAGCGAGAACAAGACCATTAAGAACTTGCAATTCATCCCAAAATGTTCACACAAAACATTGGTTCATGCGGAACCAGACAAAAAAACTGGTGCAGTTAGATTGTCTGAATATAATGTTGTAAGGGAGGTTGTTCGAAGTCCAATCAAACATCTGGAGAACCAAACTACTGCTCAAACCATGAACAGGACAGTCAAGAATGTGCAACACATCCAAGAATGTTCTACAGAAACATTGGTGCACGACGAACCAGATCAAAATACTGACGCAGTTGGACAGTCTGAACAGAAAGGGATAAAGGAGGTTGTTCAAAGTCCAACCAAACATCTGGAGAACCAAACTATTGCTGAAACCAAGAACAGGACAGTCAAGAATGTGCAACACATCCAACAATGGTTAAAAGAAACATTTGTTCATGACAAACCAGATCAAATTACTGACACAGTTGGACAGTCTGAACACAAAGGGATAAAGGAGGTTGTGCGAAGTCCTAAAAAACAGGCACAGTTTCAAAAGCGCAAATTCGATGAGGCCTGCTCCCTTCTTAATTACAGAGCAGTACCAAAACTCGAGTGTACCATGAGTGGACAGCCGAGTTGTGACGAGCCAGTGGTTAAATACGCAAAAGGTGTGAGTTCTGAAATGTCTGGTACTCTTACAACATTCCTGGGACCAAGAACTGACCATTCCAAGCGTTATGGCCCTGATCCATGTATGAAGATCGAGCGAGATACATGTAATCAACTTTCCTTGGGTGGTAACCAGGAAAGAAATGACTGTAAAGAAGCTTCGTCGCAAAACAACAAAAGCCTATCAACAAATCTCCTTCTGTCTCCAATGGAAACTCTACATCGACAGACTTCAACAGCAAGCCATGGAAGTCCAGTCAGCAATACTTCTGACTTGGATTTAGAAGGCGATGGCAATGACTGTGAGGAAACTTTGTCCATTTCAGAAACAAACAATGAATCACTGAGCTTATTAAGTAATTCATCAGTTGACAAGACAACAACAGTTCAAGCCTCGGAGGGAGTCCCATTGTTACAAATTGGCTCAGTGTACAGTCTCTCAGCTGAAGAAGCCAAAAGACTGTTTCCGAAGACCTCCAACAAGACACCAGAGTTAGTTAAAACAAACCAGAGTCCAGAGGATACTTATACGAACATACCCATAAGCTCTACAGGGGGTCCCAGTGTTAAACCTGCTGCAACGAAAGTCATGTCAGAACCATTGGACTTCTCAATAGTTTCACAGCCTAGTCAGTCACAAACATCTGCCGTATCGATACAAAGTAAAGCATATGAAACAGTGTCCGCAAATCGATGCTCTTTGCAGGCAACTCGATCATCGTCAAGTGCCATTTTTAACTCCACAAACACATCAATAAATGTGCATCACACCACGCCATGGCCTTCAGTCGTTTGCATAAATGGACAGCTTTTAAAGTTAGTTCAGGACAAAGCTCCAAAGAATCCCATGGAAGTCGTTGTGATTGCTCCACCCAATGCGACACACAATGTCATAAAGAATTTTATACCCCAGACCCTACGTGTGTCTCATGAGCAGGCATCTTCTCATCAGCCTTGCAAAACACCCGCTACATCAGGTACAGTCCCATTCACAGTGACTGTGACCGTTGCAGTTCGGGATCCAAAAATTACCAGTGTACCTGTACAGTCAACGCCATTGTTTCACCATGAATCTTTTGGTAAGTGTAATACAACTTTCATCCCAACAAGTGTCCACTTGCCCACTACAGCATCAGACTTGAGTTGTTCAACCTCTGTATGTACTTCAGTCTCTTCAACTGCATCAGTTGGTTTAATCTGTAGCACAGACACTAATTCCATCAAGAAACCTACTCGCCAAGAAATGTCCACTCGGAACCCATCAGAGTCCGAAGGCCAGAGAAGGGTCCTTGTAACAACTTCTGAGGGAAAAAGGCAACTAATCAGCTTTCCTTCGACTGCAATGGGACTGCACATTTTATCTCAAGTGGAACACCCTGATGCTAAAGAACACCAAGAAAGATCAGGAAACGTTGAGATTTACAAGAATCTACAATCTGTTCTTGCAAACAGACACAAGGGGGTTTACATAGAGAATGCCACAACTTCCATTCCGACAACACAATCTTTGGGTAAATCTTTGAAAGAATTGCACTTAACTCACAGCGAAGATTATGCTGATAAATGTAGCTCTAGTAATGTTACCAACACATCATCAGATTCCGACAGCACCCCAGAAAGCAGACCAACCTTACCACAGACTAACAACAACCACAATAAAAGTAAACAgtttatttcattaaaattcTACAAAAAGGATGCTGGACTATCACTAGATGTCCTAAATGAGGAAATGAGACCATCTGCTTCATTGAATACCAGCCAAAAAGGTACAACTCCAGTGTCACATCCAAGCGTCAGGAAGAGGGGTAGGCCACCATCAGCATTCAGCCACCAAACTTTCCGAAGAAGCACCACACCACCAGCACAACCGAAAGTCAGCAAGAGGCTTAGAACACCGGCGACCCCATTGACAACCAACTACAATGACACCACTCCTTCGTCACAACCGAAAGTCAGTAAAAGAGGCAGGCCGCTAGCACCTCCAGTGAATAGGAACCAAAATTACACTACACGATCGTCACAGCCCAATGTCAGTAAGAATCGTAGGACACCAGCAACCCTATTGAACCCAAACCAAAAGGGCAGCACACCATTGCCACAATCGAACGTCCGTAAGAGGGGTAGGCCACCAACTATTAATCTAAACACCAACCGAAAGGGCACAACGCCATCACCACAATTAAACGACCATCAGAAGCGCAGAACACAAGCTGTGCAATCAAACACCAGCCAAAAGGGGGTGTTGCCATCGCCACAATCGACTGTAAGTCGAAGGAGAAACTCGCCAGAAATCCCATCAAAAGTCATCAAAATGTCTGTAGTAGACCTTAATATAAAACAGGCAAAGCGATCATACAGTAGGAGAAATAGGAATTCGACCTCGCCAGCAGCGCAATCTTCTTTGAAGAAAACAGATAACTCAAAACTCAAGTCTCACGGCAAACAGACGAGTAGCCCGTCAATGGCCCCAAGGAGTGTCTTCAATAAGGACACCACGATATCCTCTCTGTCAGATGTCCATCGAGGGGGTTCGTCAACATCGTACGTTAACCGAGAGAACAGGCTGATTCAACTGAAGAGACTCATGAAGCAGAAGGAGCAGGATATCGAAGACATGAAGAAGCTACGACAACTTGAAGTAAGGCAAAAACTTTCCGACCCTGACCTTTGTGATCTTTAA